A region from the Streptomyces sp. Tu6071 genome encodes:
- a CDS encoding S1 RNA-binding domain-containing protein — protein sequence MTHPLPSKVLKDFLQLLRPGDVVAGMVSRVETFGVFVDLDGAPETSVGFIPPPEVSWQWISSAHEVVSLGQRVSAEVLALDTELHGQAVLSLAALQENPWLVWAERVGSIVSGRVTKVVPFGAFVDLGNGIAGLIHSSELLAAEPAREIRVGDAMTARIAVADPPMRRIRLSLNGVGHGAAADWPGQLGG from the coding sequence GTGACGCACCCGCTCCCTTCAAAGGTCTTGAAAGACTTCCTCCAGTTGCTCCGCCCAGGCGATGTAGTGGCTGGGATGGTAAGCCGGGTCGAGACCTTTGGCGTGTTCGTCGATCTCGACGGAGCGCCGGAGACTTCGGTCGGGTTCATTCCTCCGCCCGAGGTTTCGTGGCAATGGATCTCCTCTGCCCATGAAGTGGTATCGCTGGGGCAGCGTGTGAGTGCTGAGGTTCTGGCCCTGGACACCGAGTTGCATGGGCAGGCTGTGCTGTCCTTGGCCGCCCTGCAGGAAAATCCATGGCTGGTCTGGGCTGAGCGCGTGGGCAGCATTGTCAGTGGTCGGGTCACCAAGGTCGTGCCGTTCGGCGCCTTCGTGGATCTTGGTAATGGGATTGCAGGGCTGATTCACAGCTCCGAACTGCTCGCAGCAGAGCCTGCCAGGGAAATTCGTGTGGGTGATGCGATGACCGCGCGGATCGCCGTGGCCGACCCGCCGATGCGGCGCATTCGTCTGTCGCTCAACGGAGTAGGCCACGGCGCAGCAGCCGACTGGCCCGGTCAGCTCGGCGGGTGA
- a CDS encoding Rid family hydrolase: protein MMINEIGPRMAGERLMYNRAVRVDQPRSWLFVSGHEARDDDGGIAHRGDMAGQMELTLRRLGETVAEGGMKMADVVQIRVFTTDLTSCKAHYGVLLDALAAVDCRPASLLAEVSALSDEDMLIEIEAVAVC from the coding sequence ATGATGATCAACGAGATCGGCCCTCGCATGGCCGGGGAGCGTCTGATGTACAACCGGGCCGTCAGGGTCGACCAGCCACGTAGTTGGCTGTTCGTCTCGGGGCACGAGGCTCGCGACGACGACGGCGGCATCGCTCACCGGGGCGACATGGCCGGACAGATGGAACTGACGCTGCGGCGGCTGGGCGAGACCGTGGCCGAGGGCGGAATGAAGATGGCGGACGTGGTACAGATCCGCGTCTTCACCACCGATCTCACCTCGTGCAAGGCCCACTACGGCGTCCTCTTGGATGCACTCGCGGCGGTGGACTGCCGACCTGCCAGTCTGCTGGCAGAGGTCAGCGCTTTGTCCGACGAAGACATGCTGATCGAGATCGAGGCCGTAGCGGTGTGCTGA
- a CDS encoding helix-turn-helix domain-containing protein, which yields MSVRPPAPRSCQDCGTPLEPEPARSGRPAARCAHCRTRTPAQRQKEEEDRQTRAFCEDVLHAATDTVARHAAALLHQAYGTTAPTGDLLTTVACLQRALTVVEAATVARARALHETHATVAAHLSVSADHVRKKYDKKHLDRVLAPYMDPWNPTPVFAATDSEGPPGQEPSLPRAQECSERRAADRLRAALSHTMRRSAASQRAVAEAIRRHPSYVSRLLSGEKPLHWPHVRDFARVLGIAERLLLPLYNVAAGIEPPPETDPVAYLRDYLAGLLLSCGHTPHTLGDALASTVHPTAVREALHGPGVPDWAVHKQLAAALFSLPSDMRPLWQAAHHHAVAQARTSTPSPLRAEHFG from the coding sequence ATGAGTGTTCGCCCGCCCGCGCCCCGCTCCTGCCAGGACTGCGGCACACCGCTGGAACCCGAGCCCGCCCGCTCCGGCCGGCCCGCCGCCCGCTGCGCGCACTGCCGTACCCGCACCCCGGCCCAGCGGCAGAAAGAAGAAGAGGACCGGCAGACGCGCGCCTTCTGCGAAGACGTGCTGCACGCCGCCACCGACACCGTCGCCCGCCACGCCGCGGCGCTGCTGCACCAGGCTTACGGCACCACGGCCCCCACCGGCGACCTCCTCACCACCGTCGCGTGCCTGCAGCGCGCGCTGACCGTCGTGGAGGCCGCCACCGTCGCCCGGGCCCGCGCTCTGCACGAAACCCACGCCACCGTCGCCGCCCACCTCTCCGTCTCGGCGGACCACGTCCGCAAGAAGTACGACAAGAAGCACCTCGACCGCGTCCTCGCCCCCTACATGGACCCGTGGAACCCGACCCCCGTCTTCGCCGCGACGGACTCCGAAGGCCCGCCGGGCCAGGAGCCCTCCCTGCCCCGCGCCCAGGAGTGCTCCGAACGCCGGGCCGCCGACCGCCTGCGCGCCGCGCTCTCCCACACGATGCGCCGCTCCGCGGCCTCGCAGCGCGCCGTCGCCGAGGCGATCAGAAGGCACCCCTCCTACGTCTCCCGGCTCCTGTCGGGGGAAAAGCCCCTGCACTGGCCCCACGTGCGGGACTTCGCCCGCGTCCTCGGCATCGCCGAGCGCCTCCTCCTGCCCCTCTACAACGTCGCCGCCGGCATCGAACCGCCCCCGGAGACCGATCCCGTCGCCTACCTGCGCGACTACCTCGCCGGCCTCCTCCTCTCCTGCGGCCACACCCCCCACACCCTCGGCGACGCCCTCGCCTCCACCGTGCACCCCACCGCTGTCCGCGAAGCCCTGCACGGCCCGGGCGTCCCCGACTGGGCCGTGCACAAGCAACTCGCCGCCGCCCTGTTCAGCCTGCCCAGCGACATGCGCCCCCTCTGGCAGGCCGCCCACCACCACGCCGTCGCCCAGGCACGCACCTCGACGCCCTCGCCGTTGCGCGCCGAGCACTTCGGCTGA
- a CDS encoding STAS domain-containing protein, whose amino-acid sequence MTNVGRRAGHPVLRSTLWQGVWLIALGGDIDMDSAEDVEEAVDDALSRFGGPVVFDLSEVTFADSQTLNLLLQTRARRPVALAGAGGAVLRLLEVTGLSDALRSRSGPEEAREALAGEM is encoded by the coding sequence ATGACAAATGTTGGAAGGAGAGCGGGTCACCCGGTCCTGCGCAGCACGCTGTGGCAGGGCGTGTGGCTCATCGCTCTGGGCGGGGACATCGACATGGACAGCGCCGAGGACGTGGAGGAAGCAGTGGACGATGCCCTGAGCCGCTTCGGAGGACCTGTCGTCTTCGACCTGAGCGAGGTCACCTTCGCCGACTCCCAGACCCTCAATCTCCTCCTCCAAACCCGTGCACGCCGCCCCGTCGCCCTGGCCGGCGCTGGTGGCGCAGTACTGCGCCTGCTCGAGGTCACCGGCCTCAGCGACGCCCTGCGCAGCCGGTCCGGCCCCGAAGAGGCACGGGAGGCGCTCGCCGGGGAGATGTAG
- a CDS encoding ATP-dependent DNA ligase: protein MEYPVRVGLARAAAALPAGDGWWYEPKYDGDRCVLWRLDTVRLQSRTSRDITAAWPDLTTPATDLPRGTVLDGEIVIYRDGMLDFGAVRARSSSRGRRLQDLVTRHPAHYAAFDVLMHQGQDVRALPYEARRALLLTVLEPLGPPLQATPATDDHDVATVWMTSLRPQGIEGIVAKRGTSPYPVGRREWVKVRHADTVDGVVTGYQGLPSRPSHLFVLLADGRTVRSQHLPAALAAELGHHLPGHDTGTTHDPDTGPLHLTDAALEVEVLAGSTRHATATVTRLRT, encoded by the coding sequence ATGGAGTATCCGGTGCGGGTCGGGCTTGCCCGCGCGGCCGCCGCGCTCCCGGCCGGCGACGGGTGGTGGTACGAGCCGAAGTACGACGGCGACCGGTGCGTCCTGTGGCGGCTCGACACTGTCCGCCTCCAGTCCCGTACGAGCAGGGACATCACCGCCGCCTGGCCCGACCTCACCACCCCCGCCACGGACCTGCCGCGCGGAACCGTCCTCGACGGCGAAATCGTCATCTACCGCGACGGCATGCTCGACTTCGGCGCCGTACGGGCCCGGTCCTCCAGCCGCGGGCGGCGCCTGCAGGACCTCGTCACCCGCCACCCCGCCCACTACGCCGCCTTCGACGTCCTCATGCACCAGGGCCAGGACGTGCGGGCCCTGCCGTACGAGGCGCGACGCGCCCTGCTCCTGACCGTCCTCGAGCCGCTCGGGCCCCCGCTCCAGGCCACCCCCGCCACCGACGACCACGACGTCGCGACCGTGTGGATGACGAGCCTGCGCCCCCAGGGCATCGAGGGGATCGTCGCCAAACGCGGCACAAGCCCGTACCCGGTGGGCCGCCGCGAGTGGGTGAAGGTGCGTCACGCCGACACCGTCGACGGCGTCGTCACCGGCTACCAGGGCCTGCCCTCACGGCCCTCGCACCTCTTCGTCCTCCTGGCCGACGGGCGGACCGTACGCTCGCAGCACCTCCCCGCCGCGCTCGCCGCCGAACTCGGCCACCACCTGCCCGGGCACGACACCGGCACCACCCACGACCCCGACACCGGCCCCCTCCACCTCACCGACGCCGCACTCGAGGTGGAGGTCCTCGCGGGCTCCACCCGGCACGCCACCGCCACCGTCACCCGCCTGCGCACCTGA
- a CDS encoding HNH endonuclease family protein, with protein sequence MRLSRTIPAALTALALSTALAPTAAAADLPAAPGDTVTLPLRKAIAALDTRAEKRTGYERTKFKHWIDEDRDGCTTRNEVLLAEAVTAPEEGARCKLSGGTWHSAYDDTTITGPGGLDIDHFVPLAEAWDSGASEWSAKDRERYANDLGDDRSLIAVSAKTNRSKADQDPATWMPPAASYRCTYVTTWTTVKTRWGLSADTSEKATLERVAGDCPNVPIKVELAR encoded by the coding sequence TTGCGCCTGTCCCGCACCATCCCCGCCGCCCTCACCGCGCTCGCTCTCAGCACCGCGCTCGCCCCCACCGCGGCCGCCGCCGACCTTCCAGCCGCTCCCGGCGACACCGTGACCCTCCCGCTCCGCAAGGCCATCGCCGCCCTCGACACCCGGGCCGAGAAGCGCACCGGCTACGAGCGGACAAAGTTCAAGCACTGGATCGACGAAGACCGCGACGGGTGCACCACGCGCAACGAGGTCCTGCTCGCAGAGGCCGTCACCGCGCCCGAGGAAGGCGCCCGGTGCAAGCTGAGCGGCGGCACATGGCACTCCGCCTACGACGACACCACCATCACCGGGCCCGGCGGTCTCGACATCGACCACTTCGTCCCCCTCGCCGAAGCCTGGGACAGCGGCGCCTCCGAGTGGAGCGCGAAGGACCGCGAGCGGTACGCGAACGACCTTGGCGACGACCGCAGCTTGATCGCGGTCTCAGCGAAGACGAACCGCAGCAAGGCCGACCAGGACCCGGCCACCTGGATGCCACCGGCCGCCTCCTACCGCTGCACCTACGTCACGACCTGGACCACTGTGAAGACCAGGTGGGGCCTGTCGGCCGATACCTCCGAGAAGGCGACCCTGGAGCGCGTGGCGGGGGACTGCCCGAACGTGCCGATCAAGGTCGAACTGGCCCGCTGA
- a CDS encoding UDP-N-acetylglucosamine--N-acetylmuramyl-(pentapeptide) pyrophosphoryl-undecaprenol N-acetylglucosamine transferase: MAITSHPPLVLRLVVTGGGTGGHTYPALTAVRTLRELLRARGRSLDVLWIGSADSLEARVAEAEGIAFTAVATGKVRRSSNPLRMVSPANVRDMARVPLGVAQARKAVAGFRPHVVLATGGYVAVPTGLAARMCRVPLVLHEQTVRLGLANRRLAGSASRIAVSSESTLPLLPESVRSLAVVTGNPVRPEVLTGHPGKAVAALGLGFDLALPTVYVTGGAQGSQQINEVVGGELPWLLERANVVHQCGPAHYESLAARAATLPAHLAVRYHVTPFVGAELPDVLALASVVISRSGAGTLAELTALGKPAVFIPLASAAGNEQAHNARHLEESGAAVALVGEVGGERLRAAVAPLLEDPLRREAMAVAARAQGRPDAADRLVDVLLTAASE; encoded by the coding sequence GTGGCTATCACCTCTCACCCCCCTCTGGTTCTCCGTCTGGTCGTGACGGGGGGAGGCACGGGCGGGCATACCTACCCGGCCCTGACCGCTGTGCGTACGTTGCGGGAGCTGTTGAGGGCGCGGGGGCGTTCTCTCGATGTGCTGTGGATCGGCAGCGCCGACAGTTTGGAGGCGCGTGTTGCCGAGGCAGAGGGGATCGCGTTCACGGCGGTGGCCACGGGGAAGGTGAGGCGCTCGTCGAATCCGTTGAGGATGGTCTCGCCTGCGAATGTGCGGGACATGGCGCGCGTTCCGCTCGGTGTGGCGCAGGCGCGCAAGGCGGTCGCGGGTTTCCGGCCACATGTGGTGCTCGCGACGGGCGGGTACGTGGCTGTGCCGACGGGGCTCGCTGCCCGGATGTGCAGGGTTCCGCTTGTGCTGCATGAGCAGACGGTGCGGCTGGGGCTGGCCAACCGGAGGCTCGCGGGGAGCGCCTCTCGGATCGCGGTCTCCTCGGAGTCGACGCTGCCGCTTCTGCCGGAGAGTGTGCGCTCTCTCGCGGTGGTCACGGGAAATCCGGTGCGTCCAGAGGTGCTGACCGGGCATCCGGGCAAGGCCGTGGCGGCCCTGGGGCTGGGCTTCGATCTGGCCCTGCCCACGGTCTACGTCACGGGCGGGGCGCAGGGCTCGCAGCAGATCAACGAGGTCGTCGGCGGGGAGCTGCCGTGGCTCTTGGAGCGGGCCAACGTGGTGCACCAGTGTGGTCCTGCGCATTACGAGTCGCTGGCCGCGCGTGCGGCGACGCTTCCTGCTCACCTGGCGGTCCGCTACCACGTGACGCCCTTTGTCGGCGCGGAGCTGCCCGATGTGCTGGCCTTGGCCTCCGTGGTGATCTCGCGCAGTGGCGCGGGGACGCTCGCCGAGCTGACTGCCCTGGGCAAGCCGGCGGTCTTCATTCCACTCGCGTCGGCGGCCGGGAATGAGCAGGCCCACAATGCCCGGCACCTGGAGGAGTCCGGCGCGGCCGTCGCGCTCGTGGGAGAGGTCGGCGGGGAACGGCTCCGCGCGGCGGTGGCCCCCCTGCTGGAAGATCCTTTGCGCAGGGAGGCCATGGCTGTGGCGGCACGGGCTCAGGGTCGCCCGGATGCGGCGGACAGGCTGGTGGACGTGCTGCTGACCGCCGCATCGGAATGA
- a CDS encoding RHS repeat domain-containing protein yields the protein MPAAYAAAPDAPSQLVALTESTAPYVTAKVVAPSGSGKVTAKFYAGTYAANGDNDLADGKEVTVDSGEVARLKLPDMRIGTQFTWQVKACVDDDCSDLSPLQTTRVSPMTGAGERPGATRLQFSTGDSTAAQVDVGSGNLLVNASGLTLPGVSGDVGLGAAYNSAAIGTDATSAKSPLGYGWRLTPYEVELKERGDGSVTYYGQGGITGLFVKSGSGFTTPGGFKADLKKNNDGTYTLTDHGSQSKQTFTSAGKLTKITDRNDNATTLSWNGDLPDTIVTTRGTKTQRTAVYASANGRVTTLTQTASDGKKRSVTYTVDAAGDLVSIKDTLGRTTSFTYTGHKMTSVTNPGGGVTRFEIGAIGATKITQENKAAGSPGDSVTRLSYADPDKTVMASPNTDQTKTVTAVPHTTYELTDNNSARVAKATDAEGRERSKTYTANFDTASSTDGSGASAGTTTNTFGANDGESLTKSQGADGSTFSAAYGNTAAGSKFSPSESTDGQSNKSAYSYNGAGNLASSSNAEAAEAKVDYNDDGTVKTSTDPGNSTDTSYTYDGDKQLTKVDPAGGSLKSQSYTYDAWGRLAVATDGRGLTTTTTYDDADRVTKVDYSDSTPDVSYTYDAFGRTKTRTDGTGTVTYGYDDLGAMTSRTATSGGGTLAYSYDKNGNRLSTTDARGTTQYKYDQADKLTQAITDAPSTKTKIGFSYDDRGRRTDTYYGTNDAKTIFKARVHQDYDKSGRISRVWADQGPATDTTRQFDATYCRSLGSTSSCSTEKADNTDLIQWSKDNLSGKTTKYTYDKANRLTKVATDGGGKTYTYTYDARGNRKSSSDGSADQSLAFDAANQITSDGYTYDAQGNQTKTAKLSTLTYDGANRMTGAKTAKGTSNYTYAGEDATELVSQTSDEGEKTDYVYGAPDQYGMPVIEQVTLKEGTAYIDHDPTTGQPLSLRTTNEYEAYYIVDGIGNPVQFINQSTVQSTIYDYDPYGTVQTTKETGTAGTQNPYRFVGGTYDKTTGYVKFGQRWYDPTTGRFTTQDKLSFFANPARGNRYAYAGSDPANAADPTGQDYYDCAFAGLVFVGAAGTAVLSSGGTALFGGAAAVGAGGQSYRACPKEAKEGPGRKNSLKAAITPIWKIL from the coding sequence ATGCCGGCCGCGTACGCGGCGGCTCCTGACGCTCCGTCGCAGCTGGTGGCGCTGACGGAGAGCACGGCGCCGTACGTGACGGCGAAGGTGGTGGCGCCGTCGGGGAGCGGGAAGGTGACGGCGAAGTTCTACGCCGGCACATATGCGGCCAACGGTGACAACGACCTCGCGGACGGCAAGGAGGTGACGGTCGATTCGGGTGAGGTAGCACGGCTGAAGCTGCCCGACATGCGGATCGGGACGCAGTTCACCTGGCAGGTCAAGGCCTGCGTCGACGACGACTGCTCCGACCTCTCCCCCCTCCAGACCACCCGGGTCAGCCCGATGACGGGCGCGGGCGAGAGGCCCGGGGCCACGCGCCTGCAGTTCTCGACGGGCGACTCGACGGCCGCGCAGGTCGATGTCGGCTCGGGCAATCTTCTGGTCAACGCCTCCGGGCTGACCTTGCCGGGGGTCAGTGGTGACGTGGGCCTGGGGGCGGCGTACAACAGTGCGGCGATCGGCACGGATGCGACCTCGGCGAAGTCGCCACTGGGGTACGGGTGGCGGCTGACCCCCTACGAGGTCGAACTGAAGGAACGCGGGGACGGCTCGGTCACCTACTACGGCCAGGGCGGGATCACCGGCCTGTTCGTGAAGTCGGGCAGCGGGTTCACGACGCCGGGCGGGTTCAAGGCCGACCTGAAGAAGAACAACGACGGCACCTACACCCTCACCGACCACGGCTCCCAGTCGAAGCAGACCTTCACCAGCGCGGGCAAGCTGACGAAGATCACCGACCGCAACGACAACGCCACCACGCTCTCGTGGAACGGCGACCTGCCCGACACCATCGTCACCACCCGCGGCACCAAGACGCAGCGCACGGCCGTGTACGCCTCGGCGAACGGGCGGGTCACGACGCTGACGCAGACCGCCTCGGACGGCAAGAAGCGCTCCGTCACCTACACCGTCGATGCTGCCGGAGACCTGGTGTCGATCAAGGACACCCTGGGCCGCACCACCAGCTTCACCTACACCGGGCACAAGATGACCTCGGTGACCAATCCCGGGGGTGGGGTGACGCGTTTCGAGATCGGCGCGATCGGCGCCACGAAGATCACCCAGGAGAACAAGGCCGCCGGCTCGCCCGGAGACTCCGTCACCCGCCTGTCCTACGCGGACCCGGACAAGACGGTGATGGCGTCCCCCAACACCGACCAGACGAAGACCGTGACCGCCGTTCCGCACACCACCTACGAGCTGACCGACAACAACTCGGCGCGGGTGGCGAAGGCGACGGACGCGGAGGGCCGGGAGCGCTCGAAGACGTACACGGCGAACTTCGACACCGCCTCCTCGACGGACGGCTCGGGCGCGAGCGCGGGCACGACCACGAACACCTTCGGCGCCAACGACGGCGAATCGCTGACCAAGTCGCAGGGTGCGGACGGCTCGACGTTCTCCGCCGCGTACGGCAACACGGCGGCGGGCTCGAAGTTCTCGCCCTCGGAATCGACGGACGGGCAGTCGAACAAGTCCGCCTACTCCTACAACGGCGCGGGGAACCTGGCCTCCTCGAGCAACGCGGAGGCGGCCGAGGCGAAGGTCGACTACAACGACGACGGCACCGTCAAGACCAGCACCGACCCCGGCAACAGCACGGACACGTCGTACACGTACGACGGCGACAAGCAGCTCACCAAGGTCGACCCGGCCGGCGGCTCGCTCAAGTCCCAGTCGTACACGTACGACGCCTGGGGCCGCCTGGCCGTTGCCACGGACGGCCGGGGCCTCACGACCACAACGACGTACGACGACGCCGACCGCGTGACGAAGGTCGACTACTCGGACAGCACCCCTGATGTCTCCTACACCTACGACGCTTTCGGCCGTACGAAGACCCGCACCGACGGGACGGGGACGGTCACCTATGGGTACGACGATCTCGGCGCGATGACGTCGCGGACCGCGACGTCGGGCGGGGGCACGCTGGCGTACTCGTATGACAAGAACGGCAACCGCCTCAGCACCACTGACGCGCGCGGCACCACGCAGTACAAGTACGACCAGGCCGACAAGCTCACCCAGGCGATCACCGATGCCCCGTCGACCAAGACGAAGATCGGGTTCAGCTACGACGATCGCGGCCGGCGCACGGACACGTACTACGGCACCAACGACGCGAAGACGATCTTCAAGGCGCGCGTGCACCAGGACTACGACAAGTCCGGCCGCATCAGCCGCGTCTGGGCCGACCAGGGCCCGGCGACCGACACGACCCGCCAGTTCGACGCCACGTACTGCCGCAGCCTCGGCTCCACCTCGTCCTGCTCGACCGAGAAGGCCGACAACACCGACCTGATCCAGTGGAGTAAGGACAACCTGAGCGGCAAGACCACCAAGTACACGTACGACAAGGCCAACCGGCTGACGAAGGTCGCAACCGACGGGGGTGGCAAGACGTACACCTACACGTACGACGCCCGCGGCAACCGCAAGTCCTCGTCCGACGGCAGCGCGGATCAGTCCCTGGCTTTCGACGCCGCCAACCAGATCACCAGCGACGGCTACACGTACGACGCCCAGGGCAACCAGACCAAGACCGCCAAGCTGTCCACGCTCACCTACGACGGCGCCAACCGCATGACCGGCGCCAAGACGGCCAAGGGCACCAGCAACTACACCTACGCCGGCGAGGACGCCACCGAGCTCGTCTCCCAGACCAGCGACGAGGGCGAGAAGACCGACTACGTCTACGGCGCCCCCGACCAGTACGGCATGCCCGTCATCGAACAGGTCACGCTGAAGGAGGGCACGGCGTACATCGACCACGACCCCACCACCGGCCAGCCCCTCTCGCTCCGGACAACGAACGAGTACGAGGCGTACTACATCGTCGACGGCATCGGAAACCCGGTCCAGTTCATCAACCAGTCCACGGTCCAGTCCACGATCTACGACTACGACCCCTACGGCACCGTCCAGACGACGAAGGAAACCGGCACCGCCGGCACCCAGAACCCCTACCGCTTCGTCGGCGGCACCTACGACAAAACCACCGGCTACGTAAAATTCGGCCAGCGCTGGTACGACCCCACCACCGGCCGCTTCACCACACAAGACAAACTCAGTTTCTTCGCGAATCCCGCACGCGGAAACCGCTACGCGTACGCAGGAAGTGATCCTGCCAACGCGGCAGACCCAACCGGCCAGGATTACTACGACTGCGCCTTCGCGGGACTCGTGTTTGTCGGGGCAGCGGGAACGGCAGTTCTCAGCAGCGGAGGCACAGCCCTTTTCGGTGGCGCCGCTGCGGTAGGAGCCGGTGGTCAGTCGTACAGGGCTTGCCCCAAGGAAGCCAAAGAGGGTCCCGGGCGGAAGAACTCGCTGAAGGCAGCAATAACCCCGATATGGAAAATTCTGTAA
- a CDS encoding RHS repeat-associated core domain-containing protein translates to MIPERCYSGGGVRAAQGDGYDCDSYGTVQTTKETGTAGTQNPYRFVGGTYDRTTGYVKFGQRWYDPTTGRFTTQDKYSFLANPGRGNRYAYAGGDPINNTDPLGLFSFADTVGIVAGGLAGAAGVAVVAGTCALTAGAGCVAGALITGAMWGAGGGALGSTLAGGDSAEKSNGTLGGLVGGATGGLASLLFG, encoded by the coding sequence ATGATCCCTGAGCGCTGCTATTCCGGCGGTGGCGTACGGGCCGCGCAGGGCGACGGTTATGACTGCGACTCCTACGGCACTGTCCAGACGACGAAGGAAACCGGCACCGCCGGCACCCAGAACCCCTACCGCTTCGTCGGCGGCACCTACGACCGCACCACCGGCTACGTTAAGTTCGGCCAGCGCTGGTACGACCCCACCACCGGCCGCTTCACCACCCAGGACAAGTACAGCTTCCTTGCCAACCCCGGACGGGGCAACCGCTACGCCTATGCCGGCGGCGATCCAATCAACAACACCGACCCGCTCGGGCTCTTTTCGTTCGCTGATACGGTCGGGATCGTCGCTGGTGGCCTGGCAGGAGCTGCCGGGGTGGCTGTGGTGGCGGGTACGTGCGCGCTGACAGCTGGAGCAGGATGCGTGGCGGGGGCTCTCATCACCGGTGCCATGTGGGGTGCAGGTGGAGGGGCGCTCGGATCTACTCTCGCTGGCGGAGACTCTGCCGAAAAAAGCAATGGGACACTTGGCGGTCTCGTCGGGGGAGCCACGGGCGGACTCGCGTCTCTGCTTTTCGGATAG
- a CDS encoding hotdog fold domain-containing protein — MGWKDEFQIAMGQLGEIREQLGRLEGRLDDPTAGLVALHGQVEQARTKILENVQGGTTGLREENRELRRRQERMISDLSEARAELSRPAPTRADLLESPVSHVPELAEEKPSQETDAPGPALTVVGSQDGKRPTTDEPEHALPTNDLSGDSMRNYDRAVRAERDQDRDLRPSVEAAYRGTSAPAGPASTSGSPEKGLRVAHGVLLLRAAGVASAEVVAHRDTWEWLASLASEHAHFRAPFAVEDSGEGRVRVVVSGRSLIALLITLWDTRADAESPDGDWAMAVTTYTRMANELSEATGGDHEIAGAIRIVLDDGVPEERRE; from the coding sequence GTGGGGTGGAAAGATGAGTTTCAGATCGCGATGGGACAACTGGGCGAAATACGGGAACAGTTGGGGCGTCTCGAGGGGCGCCTCGACGATCCGACGGCGGGGCTTGTCGCCCTGCATGGACAGGTCGAGCAGGCCCGGACGAAGATCCTGGAGAACGTGCAGGGAGGCACGACCGGGCTGCGCGAGGAGAATCGCGAGCTGCGACGTCGGCAAGAACGCATGATCAGCGATCTGAGCGAGGCGAGGGCGGAGCTGAGCCGTCCGGCCCCGACCCGTGCGGATCTGTTGGAGAGCCCGGTCTCACACGTACCGGAGCTGGCCGAGGAGAAACCGAGTCAGGAGACCGACGCGCCCGGCCCGGCCCTCACCGTTGTGGGATCCCAGGACGGCAAACGCCCCACCACGGATGAGCCGGAGCACGCCCTGCCCACGAATGACCTCTCGGGAGACAGCATGCGCAACTATGACCGGGCCGTCCGTGCGGAGCGGGACCAAGACCGTGATCTGCGGCCGTCGGTCGAAGCCGCCTACCGGGGCACCAGCGCCCCCGCCGGCCCGGCATCGACCTCTGGCTCTCCGGAGAAGGGCCTCCGGGTTGCCCACGGCGTCCTGCTCCTACGCGCCGCGGGGGTGGCCTCGGCCGAGGTGGTCGCGCACCGGGACACCTGGGAGTGGCTGGCTTCTCTCGCCTCCGAGCACGCCCACTTCCGCGCCCCGTTCGCGGTCGAGGACTCCGGAGAGGGGCGGGTACGGGTCGTGGTGTCCGGGCGTTCACTCATCGCGCTGCTGATCACGTTGTGGGACACGCGAGCCGACGCCGAGTCCCCGGACGGGGACTGGGCGATGGCGGTGACGACCTACACCAGGATGGCGAACGAGCTCTCCGAGGCCACCGGCGGCGACCACGAAATAGCCGGCGCCATCCGCATCGTCCTGGACGACGGCGTTCCGGAGGAGCGGAGGGAGTAG
- a CDS encoding ATP-binding protein, with the protein MLSLESAELTAVDARLLAQTYAAAHCPRVDRAAVALVVAELLANAERHTAGSWRLVVSHSTRLLSIAVHDLGRLLPLPGKVAFDGTGQFGLRIIRGLSDHFSVHSGPTGKTVTAQWHLATL; encoded by the coding sequence GTGCTTTCCCTGGAGTCCGCTGAACTCACCGCCGTTGACGCGCGACTCCTGGCACAGACGTACGCGGCCGCCCACTGCCCGCGCGTGGACCGTGCCGCGGTGGCCCTGGTCGTGGCCGAGCTGCTCGCGAACGCCGAACGTCACACCGCTGGGAGCTGGCGGCTCGTGGTCAGCCACAGCACTCGCCTGCTGAGCATCGCCGTCCACGACCTGGGCCGTCTTCTCCCTCTACCTGGCAAAGTGGCGTTCGACGGCACCGGGCAATTCGGTCTGCGCATCATCCGCGGTCTCAGCGATCACTTCTCCGTCCACTCCGGCCCGACGGGAAAGACCGTCACCGCACAGTGGCACCTCGCCACCCTCTGA